A single Triticum dicoccoides isolate Atlit2015 ecotype Zavitan chromosome 2A, WEW_v2.0, whole genome shotgun sequence DNA region contains:
- the LOC119359427 gene encoding EPIDERMAL PATTERNING FACTOR-like protein 2 gives MVHLLQCSGSTHMSLPLFFLSVLLLLPSMESAHSDAGRLPLRLLEIGSSKEEKGGHRGEMMKMERRGLIGSRPPRCESVCMSCGHCKAVQVPIVPQDHKQRAGREHHDAASDIDAAMLAAYKDNGGISDYKPLRWKCRCGSIILDP, from the exons ATGGTCCATCTTTTGCAATGCAGTGGCAGTACCCATATGTCGTTGCCTCTGTTCTTCCTctcagtcctcctcctcctcccctccatgGAGTCAGCACATTCAGATGCTG GGAGGTTGCCACTGAGGTTACTAGAGATTGGCAGCAGTAAG GAGGAGAAAGGGGGACACAGAGGGGAGATGATGAAGATGGAACGGAGGGGCCTGATCGGATCAAGGCCACCAAGGTGTGAGAGTGTGTGCATGTCTTGTGGCCACTGCAAGGCAGTGCAGGTGCCCATAGTGCCACAGGATCACAAGCAGAGAGCTGGCCGAGAACACCATGATGCGGCGAGTGACATCGATGCAGCGATGCTCGCTGCCTACAAGGACAATGGTGGCATCTCGGACTACAAACCTCTGAGATGGAAGTGTAGGTGTGGAAGCATAATACTTGATCCATGA